In Marinitoga hydrogenitolerans DSM 16785, one genomic interval encodes:
- a CDS encoding aminopeptidase, with the protein MEIKKLQEKLTRKKISVWEKRDRKIIDNYANGYKTFIDYAKTERKAVDYTVKELEKQGFKPLNYFLEKGSIKDGDKIYYVNNSKSLFAIKIKGSLTNGISLVGAHLDAPRLDLKPEPIIEDSGIAMAKTHYYGGVKKYQWLNIPLELHGVVIKNDGTKVDVSIGDDKNDPVFVISDLLPHLDRRKGNISEVFKGEDLNLIMGTISISYEEEIKDSIKLNILNILYEKYGIIEEDLISAELEVVPSLPTRDVGLDRSLIAAYGHDDRICSYTALTALIESEPEIRSAAILLTDKEEIGSDGNTGAKHHFWITVLKKLLKLQGNTNIELDIDDTLLNSTLLSADVSAAFDPNFKDVHDPANAPKLGFGIAIAKYTGARGKAATNDANAEVFGKLRKIFNENGVIWQSGELGKVDQGGGGTIAKFFAEKGLSVIDAGVALLGMHSPYELASKADLYETYYAYKVFLNKN; encoded by the coding sequence AAAATTACAGGAAAAACTCACAAGAAAAAAAATTTCAGTATGGGAAAAACGAGATCGAAAAATTATAGATAATTATGCAAACGGTTATAAAACATTTATCGACTATGCTAAAACAGAAAGAAAAGCTGTTGACTATACTGTAAAGGAATTAGAAAAACAAGGTTTTAAACCTTTAAATTACTTTTTAGAAAAAGGTTCAATAAAAGATGGTGATAAGATATATTATGTAAATAATTCAAAATCTTTATTTGCAATTAAAATAAAAGGTAGTTTGACAAATGGAATAAGTCTTGTAGGTGCTCATTTAGATGCTCCAAGATTAGACTTAAAACCAGAACCAATAATTGAAGATTCTGGAATAGCTATGGCAAAAACTCATTATTATGGTGGAGTAAAAAAATATCAATGGTTAAACATACCTCTTGAATTACATGGGGTTGTTATTAAAAATGATGGAACAAAGGTTGATGTTTCAATTGGTGATGATAAAAATGATCCTGTTTTCGTTATTTCTGATTTACTACCACATTTAGATAGAAGAAAAGGAAATATTTCAGAAGTATTTAAAGGGGAAGATTTAAATTTAATAATGGGCACAATCTCCATTTCATATGAAGAAGAAATAAAAGATAGTATAAAACTTAATATATTAAACATATTATATGAAAAATATGGAATTATTGAAGAAGATCTCATTTCTGCTGAATTAGAAGTAGTCCCTTCGTTACCAACAAGAGATGTTGGATTAGATAGATCATTAATTGCTGCTTATGGACATGATGATAGAATATGTTCTTATACAGCATTAACAGCTTTAATAGAATCCGAACCTGAAATTAGAAGTGCTGCTATATTATTAACAGATAAAGAAGAAATTGGAAGTGACGGAAACACCGGAGCAAAACATCATTTCTGGATTACTGTATTGAAAAAATTATTAAAACTACAGGGAAATACTAATATAGAATTAGACATAGACGATACATTATTAAATTCAACATTGTTATCCGCAGATGTTTCTGCTGCATTTGATCCAAACTTTAAAGACGTTCACGACCCTGCTAATGCTCCAAAATTAGGTTTTGGAATAGCAATCGCTAAATATACCGGAGCAAGAGGTAAAGCTGCAACAAATGATGCTAATGCTGAAGTTTTTGGAAAATTAAGAAAAATTTTTAATGAGAACGGAGTTATATGGCAAAGTGGGGAATTAGGAAAAGTAGATCAAGGTGGTGGCGGAACAATAGCCAAATTTTTCGCAGAAAAAGGTTTAAGTGTTATAGATGCGGGAGTTGCCCTTTTAGGGATGCATTCGCCTTATGAATTAGCCTCAAAAGCTGATTTATATGAAACATATTATGCATATAAGGTGTTTTTAAACAAAAATTAA
- the sufU gene encoding Fe-S cluster assembly sulfur transfer protein SufU gives MSLEDLYSDIILDYARNPQFQGEIPDATMKEDGKNLSCGDEITLYLKVENNIVKKARFSGHGCIVSQSSAALLCESVEGKTLDEAERILEEVEKMAQGEEFDENIVGNVGIYSEISKFPIRVKCFTLAWHTLENILDEIK, from the coding sequence ATGAGCCTAGAAGATTTATACTCTGATATTATATTAGATTATGCAAGAAATCCTCAATTTCAAGGTGAAATTCCTGATGCAACTATGAAAGAAGATGGGAAAAATTTATCATGCGGCGATGAAATTACCTTATACTTAAAAGTTGAAAATAATATAGTAAAAAAAGCTAGATTTAGTGGCCATGGTTGTATTGTAAGTCAATCATCTGCTGCTCTTTTATGTGAATCTGTTGAAGGAAAAACATTAGACGAAGCTGAAAGAATTTTAGAAGAGGTTGAAAAAATGGCACAAGGCGAGGAATTTGATGAAAATATTGTTGGAAATGTTGGCATATATTCCGAAATATCTAAATTTCCTATAAGAGTTAAATGTTTTACTCTTGCATGGCATACTCTAGAGAATATATTAGATGAAATAAAGTAA
- the tmk gene encoding dTMP kinase, translated as MLITFEGIESSGKSTLSKQLTNYFKLKNYNVIWNREPGGTELGEKIRELLLGNYNICHASEALLFAASRAQLVEELIKPNENKIIILDRFVDSSIVYQGYARDLGWKEVYEINKHALDGIMPDLTIVVDISVETSFKRMENKNKDRIESEGKEFFKKVREGFLKLKEWFPERNIEIINGELSLNEEFDILLNIIKKYI; from the coding sequence ATGCTTATAACATTTGAAGGAATAGAGAGCTCTGGTAAATCCACATTATCAAAACAATTAACAAATTATTTTAAATTAAAAAATTATAATGTTATATGGAATAGAGAACCTGGTGGGACAGAACTTGGTGAGAAAATTAGAGAACTCCTATTGGGTAATTATAATATTTGTCATGCAAGTGAGGCTCTTTTATTTGCTGCTAGTAGAGCGCAGTTAGTAGAAGAATTAATTAAACCAAATGAAAATAAAATTATTATTTTAGATAGATTTGTAGATTCTTCAATTGTTTATCAGGGTTATGCAAGGGATTTAGGCTGGAAAGAGGTTTATGAAATAAATAAACATGCATTAGATGGAATAATGCCAGATTTAACAATTGTAGTAGATATCTCTGTTGAAACGTCTTTTAAAAGAATGGAAAATAAAAATAAAGATAGAATAGAAAGTGAAGGAAAAGAGTTTTTCAAAAAGGTTAGAGAGGGCTTTTTGAAATTAAAAGAATGGTTTCCTGAAAGGAATATTGAAATAATAAATGGTGAATTAAGTTTAAACGAAGAATTTGATATTTTATTGAATATAATAAAAAAGTATATTTAA
- a CDS encoding tRNA1(Val) (adenine(37)-N6)-methyltransferase, producing the protein MNLDKIFRELDLKSPNKFHSPTHGTTFLIEISKLLKGEKKILELGSGIGSVSLSLAKIYSNIEIIGFELQREPYEYSLENLKNNKLEKRVRFINDDIENISKYIECESIDCIITNPPHYSSKSLISPYEERKVARTFDKENLEKFFKAAKYALKNKKRFIFVYHPVHFMSFLDLAKKHKFMLQEMYLAYGKKHTECQLIGGILRKNGGENLKIHPPVFLKNSNDLKEEKDAYNI; encoded by the coding sequence ATGAATCTTGATAAAATATTTAGAGAATTGGATTTAAAATCGCCTAATAAATTTCATTCACCAACTCATGGGACAACATTCCTTATAGAGATATCTAAATTATTAAAAGGTGAAAAAAAAATCTTAGAATTAGGATCCGGAATAGGTAGTGTATCTTTATCTTTAGCTAAAATCTATAGTAATATTGAAATTATAGGATTTGAGTTGCAAAGAGAACCATATGAATATTCTTTAGAAAATTTAAAAAATAATAAATTAGAAAAAAGAGTAAGATTTATAAATGATGATATAGAAAATATATCAAAATATATTGAATGTGAATCAATAGATTGTATAATAACAAATCCACCGCATTATTCAAGCAAATCGTTAATAAGTCCTTACGAGGAAAGAAAAGTGGCAAGGACTTTTGATAAAGAGAATTTAGAAAAATTTTTTAAAGCAGCAAAATATGCGTTAAAAAATAAAAAGAGATTTATTTTTGTATACCATCCCGTTCATTTTATGAGTTTTTTAGATTTAGCAAAGAAACATAAATTTATGCTTCAAGAAATGTATCTTGCTTATGGGAAAAAGCATACAGAATGCCAATTAATAGGAGGTATTCTAAGAAAAAATGGTGGTGAAAATTTAAAAATACACCCCCCTGTTTTCTTAAAGAATTCAAATGATTTGAAGGAGGAAAAGGATGCTTATAACATTTGA
- the sufC gene encoding Fe-S cluster assembly ATPase SufC, with translation MLLEVKNLKAKVIEDNKDILKGVNLNINPGEIHVLMGPNGSGKSTLSNVIMGSPKFEVTDGEILFNGENILDLDTNERAKKGIFLTFQHPQEIEGVKMRQFLINAYRHMHSEEKVSPIELNKRLIKLCEEINIKPEFLDRYVNSGFSGGEKKKSEILQLFFLQPKLVIIDEIDSGLDVDALRDVAEAIKKLKNEDMSILMITHYQRILKYLHPDFVHVYVDGRIVYTGDAKLAEEIEEKGYTILSEYVDVDTVKEW, from the coding sequence ATGTTGTTAGAGGTAAAAAATTTAAAAGCAAAGGTTATTGAAGACAATAAAGATATATTAAAAGGTGTTAATTTAAATATCAATCCCGGTGAAATACATGTATTAATGGGACCAAATGGCTCTGGGAAATCTACACTATCAAATGTTATTATGGGATCTCCAAAATTCGAAGTTACTGATGGTGAAATATTGTTTAATGGTGAAAATATATTAGATTTAGATACTAATGAAAGGGCTAAAAAAGGGATTTTTTTAACTTTTCAACATCCACAAGAAATCGAAGGAGTAAAAATGAGACAATTTTTAATTAATGCATATAGGCACATGCATTCTGAAGAAAAAGTTTCACCTATAGAATTAAATAAAAGATTAATCAAATTATGTGAAGAGATTAATATAAAACCAGAATTTTTAGATAGATATGTTAATTCAGGTTTTTCAGGTGGAGAAAAGAAAAAAAGTGAAATATTGCAATTATTCTTTTTACAACCAAAATTAGTTATTATCGACGAAATAGATTCTGGATTAGATGTTGATGCTTTACGAGATGTTGCTGAAGCTATTAAAAAGCTTAAAAATGAAGATATGAGTATATTAATGATTACTCATTATCAAAGAATTTTGAAATATTTACATCCAGATTTTGTTCATGTTTATGTTGATGGAAGAATAGTTTATACAGGTGATGCTAAATTAGCAGAAGAAATCGAAGAAAAAGGCTATACTATATTAAGTGAATATGTGGATGTTGATACTGTGAAGGAGTGGTAA
- a CDS encoding GAF domain-containing protein translates to MNSNFIEFYLKIIDLIDKKNFYDFYDMENIFDIILSKVLSYSPLLTTGSIILRDDDGYFKYIAAKGHDFNILKNIVFKKNNIFKYRFYSTNIVKNKIESETTEQLELLIKGGNLLNIKSYLSVPILINNENFGFLNIDNYSDKNIFDDNITKMAKDYSKFIASIYKAIIMKKELNLKTLLLRKTEIINNYNIYSKNFLIQKARDFFKNYEEFIFINIKIKNNLEEKELNCIINRLHKLFEDDFVFFDNNNKEFFILSEYISNYYFETNVKNELLKPIFWNYELIPEFEFYFYNIPDDINNIENFKKIIDHY, encoded by the coding sequence ATGAATAGTAATTTTATAGAATTTTATCTAAAAATTATTGATTTAATTGATAAAAAGAATTTTTATGATTTTTATGATATGGAAAATATATTTGATATTATTTTATCAAAAGTATTATCATATAGTCCATTATTAACAACAGGAAGCATTATTTTAAGGGATGATGATGGTTATTTCAAATATATAGCAGCAAAAGGACATGATTTTAATATTCTAAAAAATATTGTTTTTAAAAAAAATAATATTTTTAAATATAGATTTTATAGCACCAATATTGTAAAAAATAAAATAGAATCAGAAACAACAGAACAGCTTGAATTACTTATAAAAGGTGGAAATTTATTAAATATAAAATCTTATTTATCTGTTCCTATTTTAATAAATAATGAAAACTTTGGATTTTTAAATATTGACAACTATAGTGATAAAAATATTTTTGATGACAATATAACAAAAATGGCAAAAGATTATTCAAAATTTATAGCTTCTATATATAAAGCCATTATAATGAAAAAAGAATTAAACCTTAAAACGTTGTTATTAAGAAAAACTGAAATTATAAACAATTATAATATTTATTCAAAAAATTTTTTAATTCAGAAAGCTCGTGATTTTTTCAAAAATTATGAGGAATTTATCTTCATAAATATCAAAATTAAAAATAATTTAGAAGAAAAAGAATTAAATTGTATAATAAATAGATTGCATAAACTATTTGAAGATGATTTTGTATTTTTTGATAATAATAACAAAGAATTTTTTATTTTATCTGAATATATTTCCAACTATTATTTTGAAACAAATGTAAAAAATGAATTATTAAAACCCATATTCTGGAATTATGAACTTATCCCAGAATTTGAATTCTATTTTTATAATATTCCCGATGATATAAATAACATTGAAAATTTTAAAAAAATCATAGATCATTATTAA
- a CDS encoding SufD family Fe-S cluster assembly protein: protein MYEKALVLSHNNFTATEWEVPQIKSDKEYGIIEIEESKKYINNEKLNEFRLNRFEEYKKIGFPKWKRAKLNGFDPLPYRPKINSLISENLKSLNDLDDEGILILKDMDFDGSHRKFLLMSDIFFNSGFYLKTSNKQENEIYTVETIIDKDNPLYDLGIINLEENSKATLIRFVKSNGNSSKIASLRGKLKKNSELTIININLFNNDISTDNIFFDIGENAKLTMYDINIGGKVNAPHIVIRMANKEGNVNIYPYYLTQDEEIIDMFYLIRYYAPKTFGHILGHGVLMDSSRVIFRGNLDIKKGAKDADAGEQDFNLILSDKARVMAYPSLYVDENDVNAGHAASIGSIEEEQLYYMMTRGYSKSEAKKEIASGIFEPAISFVEQYNSKIVGELRDVIQKRFDREFSNS from the coding sequence ATGTATGAAAAAGCACTTGTTTTAAGTCACAACAATTTTACCGCTACAGAATGGGAAGTGCCACAAATAAAATCAGATAAAGAATATGGTATAATTGAGATAGAAGAATCAAAAAAATATATTAATAACGAAAAACTAAATGAATTTCGTTTAAATAGATTTGAAGAATATAAAAAAATAGGATTTCCAAAATGGAAAAGAGCTAAATTAAATGGCTTTGATCCTTTACCATATAGACCAAAAATTAACTCTTTAATTTCTGAAAATTTAAAAAGCTTAAATGATTTAGACGATGAGGGAATATTAATTTTAAAAGATATGGATTTTGATGGCTCACATAGAAAATTTTTATTAATGTCCGATATTTTTTTTAATTCCGGTTTTTATTTAAAAACTTCAAATAAACAGGAAAATGAAATTTATACTGTCGAAACTATAATAGACAAAGATAATCCATTATATGATTTAGGGATAATTAATTTAGAAGAAAATAGTAAAGCTACTTTAATCAGATTTGTTAAATCAAACGGAAATTCATCAAAAATTGCTTCTTTAAGAGGCAAATTAAAAAAGAACTCTGAATTAACTATTATAAATATAAATTTATTTAATAATGATATTTCTACTGATAACATTTTCTTTGATATCGGTGAAAATGCTAAATTAACAATGTATGATATTAATATCGGAGGAAAGGTAAATGCTCCACATATTGTTATACGAATGGCCAATAAAGAAGGTAATGTCAACATTTATCCTTACTATTTAACTCAGGATGAAGAAATCATCGATATGTTTTATTTAATAAGATATTATGCTCCAAAAACATTCGGTCACATTTTAGGACATGGTGTTTTAATGGATTCTTCAAGAGTTATATTTAGAGGAAATTTAGATATTAAAAAGGGTGCAAAAGATGCTGATGCTGGAGAACAGGATTTTAATTTAATTCTCTCTGATAAAGCTCGTGTAATGGCCTATCCTTCATTATATGTTGATGAAAATGATGTAAATGCTGGTCATGCTGCCAGTATTGGAAGTATAGAAGAAGAACAACTATACTACATGATGACAAGAGGATATAGCAAAAGCGAAGCAAAAAAAGAAATAGCTTCCGGCATTTTCGAACCTGCAATTTCATTTGTTGAACAATATAATTCTAAAATAGTGGGGGAATTAAGAGATGTTATACAAAAAAGATTTGATAGAGAATTTTCCAATTCTTAA
- a CDS encoding aminotransferase class V-fold PLP-dependent enzyme has translation MLYKKDLIENFPILKREINGKKIIYFDNAATTLTPTNVTNAIKDFYDYHNANVHRGAHLLSNEATEMYENARKTVAKFINAKTQEIIFTRGTTESINLFAYSIGKSNWLENKEVLITTIEHHSNFVPWQQLSKIFNFKVNYYNPENSLFELDKFFSNITENTKLISITGMSNVTGQVIPIKEIIKYAHEKDILVHIDGAQLVPHFGIDVIETDIDFLSFSGHKMLGPMGIGVFYGKKKFLKKLPPFQYGGEMINWVSIENTDFAELPEKFQAGTPNVGGAVGLKAAIELLNEIGMENIKKHSKKLTKYAIDKMKELDYINLYTSKDTSSVISFNIDNVHPHDVAQILSDKFGIAVRSGHLCAQPLLKQLNTKSVCRASFYFYNTEEEIDKLIEGIKYIKEWFK, from the coding sequence ATGTTATACAAAAAAGATTTGATAGAGAATTTTCCAATTCTTAAAAGAGAAATAAATGGAAAAAAAATAATTTACTTTGATAATGCTGCAACTACGTTAACACCAACAAATGTCACTAACGCTATTAAAGATTTTTATGATTATCATAACGCAAATGTGCACAGAGGAGCACATTTGCTTTCTAATGAAGCAACTGAAATGTATGAAAATGCAAGAAAAACTGTTGCGAAATTTATAAACGCTAAAACACAAGAGATTATTTTCACAAGAGGTACAACTGAATCAATTAATTTATTTGCTTATTCAATAGGCAAAAGTAACTGGTTAGAAAATAAAGAAGTTTTAATAACTACAATAGAACATCACTCTAATTTTGTTCCATGGCAACAATTATCAAAAATTTTTAATTTTAAAGTAAATTATTATAATCCAGAAAATAGTCTTTTTGAGTTAGATAAATTTTTTTCCAACATTACCGAGAATACAAAATTAATAAGCATTACAGGAATGTCAAACGTAACTGGTCAAGTTATTCCTATAAAAGAAATAATAAAATATGCTCATGAAAAAGACATATTAGTTCATATTGATGGCGCTCAATTAGTACCTCATTTTGGAATAGATGTTATTGAAACAGATATTGATTTCTTATCTTTTTCGGGACATAAAATGTTAGGACCAATGGGTATAGGTGTTTTTTATGGAAAGAAAAAATTCTTAAAAAAACTTCCACCATTTCAATACGGGGGAGAAATGATTAATTGGGTTAGTATAGAAAATACAGATTTCGCAGAATTACCAGAAAAATTCCAGGCTGGCACTCCAAATGTGGGTGGTGCCGTTGGTTTAAAAGCTGCTATTGAACTTTTAAATGAAATTGGTATGGAAAATATAAAAAAACATTCGAAAAAACTAACAAAATACGCTATTGACAAAATGAAAGAACTCGATTATATTAATCTATATACTTCTAAAGACACGTCTTCTGTTATAAGTTTTAATATCGACAATGTACATCCTCACGATGTTGCTCAAATCTTAAGCGATAAATTCGGGATAGCTGTTAGAAGCGGTCATTTATGTGCCCAGCCATTATTAAAACAATTAAATACAAAATCCGTATGTAGAGCAAGTTTTTATTTTTACAATACAGAAGAAGAAATTGATAAATTAATTGAAGGGATAAAATATATTAAGGAGTGGTTTAAATGA
- the sufB gene encoding Fe-S cluster assembly protein SufB, which yields MKDINKINYEDLMINQSKFDFRNEAKYAYKTPPGLNEKVIREISEAKNEPKWMLEHRLQAFKIFENYHEPHFGVDIRNLDLSKIVAYMKPDAKKSNSWDDVPEEIKDTFEKLGIPEAERKALAGVGAQYDSEVVYQHIKKELNDIGVIFVDMETAVKEYPDLVKEYFMKLVPSHNHRYAAIHGALWSGGSFLYVPKGVKVPLPLQAYFRMNNPGMSQLEHTLIIADEGSEVEFIEGCSAPFYNVTNLHAGMVEIYVKKGAKMKYSTIQNWSKNTYNLNTKRAIVDEDGSMEWVSGSLGSFKTMLYPMTILRGKGAKNSSVTLTYAGPNQHLDTGSKVFHLAPYTSSIINARSISIGGGWAFYRGWVKIGENAKGAKSSVECNALMLDNKSKSDTVPLIEVFTDDADVGHEAKIGRISEEQIYYLMSRGLSEIDAKNMIVRGFIEPLVKELPLEYALELNKLINLEVESSIG from the coding sequence ATGAAAGATATAAATAAAATAAATTATGAAGATTTAATGATAAATCAGTCAAAATTTGATTTTAGAAATGAAGCCAAATACGCATATAAAACACCTCCAGGATTAAATGAAAAGGTTATTAGAGAAATTTCAGAAGCTAAAAACGAACCAAAATGGATGTTAGAACACAGACTACAGGCTTTCAAAATTTTTGAAAATTATCATGAGCCACATTTTGGTGTTGATATAAGGAATTTAGATTTAAGTAAAATTGTAGCATATATGAAACCCGATGCTAAAAAATCAAATTCGTGGGATGATGTACCAGAAGAAATAAAAGATACATTTGAAAAATTAGGTATTCCAGAAGCTGAAAGAAAAGCTTTAGCTGGGGTTGGTGCCCAATACGATTCTGAAGTTGTTTATCAGCACATAAAAAAAGAATTAAATGATATTGGTGTAATCTTCGTTGACATGGAAACTGCTGTTAAAGAATATCCAGATTTAGTAAAAGAATATTTTATGAAACTTGTTCCTTCTCATAATCATAGATATGCTGCTATTCATGGAGCATTATGGAGTGGAGGTTCTTTTTTATATGTTCCAAAAGGGGTTAAAGTTCCTTTGCCATTACAAGCATATTTCAGGATGAACAACCCAGGAATGAGTCAATTAGAACATACATTGATTATCGCAGATGAAGGCTCAGAAGTAGAATTCATCGAAGGTTGTTCTGCACCATTTTATAATGTAACTAATTTACATGCTGGTATGGTTGAAATATATGTAAAAAAAGGGGCTAAAATGAAATACTCCACTATTCAAAACTGGAGTAAAAACACATATAATCTAAATACCAAAAGAGCTATCGTAGACGAAGATGGTTCAATGGAATGGGTTTCTGGTTCTTTGGGCAGTTTTAAAACTATGTTATACCCTATGACTATATTAAGAGGAAAAGGGGCTAAAAATAGTTCTGTTACATTAACATATGCCGGTCCTAACCAACATTTAGATACAGGATCAAAAGTTTTTCATCTTGCACCATATACAAGTTCAATCATTAATGCTAGAAGCATAAGCATTGGCGGTGGTTGGGCGTTTTATAGAGGCTGGGTAAAAATTGGTGAAAATGCAAAAGGCGCTAAATCTTCTGTTGAATGTAATGCATTGATGCTTGATAACAAATCTAAAAGTGATACAGTTCCATTAATTGAGGTTTTCACTGATGATGCTGATGTTGGACATGAAGCAAAAATTGGAAGAATATCCGAAGAACAAATATATTATTTAATGTCAAGAGGTTTGTCTGAAATAGATGCGAAAAACATGATTGTTAGAGGCTTCATTGAGCCGTTAGTTAAAGAATTACCGCTAGAATATGCACTTGAGTTAAATAAATTGATTAACTTAGAAGTTGAATCTTCTATAGGATAA